One part of the Dysidea avara chromosome 10, odDysAvar1.4, whole genome shotgun sequence genome encodes these proteins:
- the LOC136236834 gene encoding serine-rich adhesin for platelets-like: MINPNNVTVSWTGPNGTITNGNRLTITPTISNGTSHTSTLQFSNLTENDEVAVLTITEAPSNTAGVEGGKVTFTCTAHAFGIPLPKMTWSSDYNNSIAATSYVELDNSTVQSNLTLSNLKVGDFMSYTCTATSVFDSRNASAILGKLPVVIQPPQSISELQGTTANFSCSAIGIPPPTVLWTFTNDDNVVTTRDSTTVTLSDSDIITAELNLPDVTEKNFGTYSCVAVNIFDIASKAATLVLKSIVVSDDNSPSISPTVTSTTTTVTATTATPVVTSPVPILPSNSESSQIAVIASSAATLIILMSIIIFLGIATYRWRRKLLEQKDTKCMMLLIDDESYYLAIGRDAPSIIECLSVGEKVAGWIKDCELQSINEECISVISYSITNEEMLNCVYGHKPDVHQNRIHQTLSDLTHDLGVNTEGDNSQRSNTSESDNEMYISEEKAMELLHTTSISNCSMSTTEETPSIWNDQAQDYHTAAEDAINGISSSQAQDIASDSSPLDGGGSFNLLSQGNYVDHDIAFSSDSSYQSSNSNRTVALSNCHDNMLDQSTYTLSLAPFNNSKVIHDSSLVANQCATPTTEVYHHSSNVTFNANNDNGLQLI; encoded by the exons ATGATTAATCCTAACAATGTTACTGTTAGTTGGACAGGACCTAATGGTACTATTACAAATGGTAACAGATTAACAATCACTCCAACTATTTCCAATGGTACCAGTCACACTAGTACTTTACAATTCTCAAACCTCACTGAAAATGATGAAG TTGCAGTATTAACCATCACAGAAGCTCCCAGTAACACAGCAGGAGTAGAAGGTGGCAAAGTGACATTTACTTGTACTGCGCATGCATTTGGTATACCCCTACCCAAAATGACATGGAGTAGTGATTATAATAACAGTATTGCAGCCACTAGTTATGTGGAACTTGACAACTCTACAGTACAGTCAAATTTGACATTATCAAATTTAAAAGTTGGTGATTTTATGAGCTACACTTGTACGGCAACCAGTGTATTTGATAGTAGAAATGCAAGTGCAATTCTTGGAA AGCTCCCTGTAGTTATACAACCCCCACAAAGCATCTCAGAACTACAGGGAACTACTGCTAATTTCAGTTGTTCAGCAATTGGCATTCCTCCACCAACTGTTTTATGGACGTTTACAAATGATGACAATGTTGTCACTACACGTGATAGTACAACAGTCACCCTTTCTGATAGTGACATTATAACAGCTGAACTAAACTTACCAGATGTAACAGAAAAGAACTTTGGAACTTATTCCTGTGTTGCAGTCAATATATTTGACATTGCTAGTAAAGCAGCAACATTAGTGCTAAAATCTA TTGTTGTTTCAGATGATAACTCTCCCTCTATTTCTCCAA CTGTTAcaagtactactactactgttactgctactactgctactcCTGTTGTCACGTCTCCAGTACCTATCCTACCCTCTAATTCAG AATCTTCTCAAATTGCAGTTATTGCCTCATCAGCTGCTACATTGATTATACTCATGTCCATTATAATTTTCCTTGGAATAGCAACATACAGGTGGAGGAG GAAACTGTTGGAGCAGAAAGACACTAAATGTATG ATGCTACTTATTGATGATGAGAGTTATTACCTAGCAATCGGCAGAGATGCACCAAGTATAATAGAATGTCTCAGTGTGGGTGAAAAAGTTGCTGGATGGATTAAGGACTGTGAACTGCAAAGTATTAATGAAGAATGTATATCAGTTATTTCATACAGTATAACAAATGAGGAAATGTTGAATTGTGTGTATGGCCACAAACCTGATGTGCACCAGAATAGAATACACCAGACTTTATCTGATTTAACACACGACTTAGGAGTGAATACTGAAGGTGATAATAGTCAAAGAAGTAACACTTCAGAATCTGACAATGAGATGTACATTTCAGAGGAGAAAGCCATGGAGCTACTACATACCACCTCTATCAGCAATTGCAGCATGTCTACTACTGAAGAGACTCCCTCTATTTGGAATGACCAAGCCCAAGATTACCACACTGCAGCAGAGGATGCAATAAATGGAATCAGTTCATCACAAGCACAAGACATAGCAAGTGACAGTTCACCATTAGATGGTGGTGGTTCTTTTAATTTACTCTCACAAGGAAACTATGTTGATCATGACATTGCATTCAGCAGTGACAGCTCCTATCAATCATCTAACTCTAACCGCACAGTTGCATTATCTAACTGTCATGATAATATGCTAGATCAGTCTACATATACTCTATCTCTTGCACCATTCAATAATAGCAAAGTCATCCATGATTCTTCCCTTGTAGCTAACCAGTGTGCTACACCTACTACAGAAGTATATCATCACTCATCCAATGTCACCTTTAATGCAAACAATGACAATGGTTTACAACTGATATGA